In Cumulibacter manganitolerans, a genomic segment contains:
- a CDS encoding rhodanese-like domain-containing protein: MSSTSTITALSPETLTSWIAQHQDLVVIDVRSAAEFESLHIRGSYNVPLPLLSEHTDELAARLGSRVVLVCQSGVRAEQARQRMNSVGLETAYVLTGGVPGFAAAGGDVVHGRKRWDLERQVRLAAGALVVAGLAAGRLVSPRLRLLAGTVGAGLTFSAATNTCAMGRVLSTMPWNKTASEPTRESAILRLPTPTTTTEEKISA; this comes from the coding sequence GTGAGCTCCACCTCGACCATCACCGCCCTCTCCCCCGAGACCCTGACCTCCTGGATCGCCCAGCACCAGGACCTCGTGGTCATCGACGTGCGGTCTGCCGCCGAGTTCGAATCACTCCATATCCGCGGCTCCTACAACGTGCCCCTTCCGCTGCTCTCCGAGCACACCGACGAGCTGGCCGCGCGCCTGGGCTCGCGCGTCGTGCTGGTCTGCCAGTCCGGCGTCCGCGCCGAGCAGGCGCGCCAGCGCATGAACTCGGTCGGTCTCGAGACGGCCTACGTGCTCACCGGCGGCGTCCCCGGCTTCGCCGCGGCCGGCGGCGACGTCGTCCACGGCCGCAAGCGCTGGGACCTGGAGCGCCAGGTCCGCCTGGCCGCCGGCGCGCTGGTCGTCGCCGGTCTGGCCGCGGGCCGGCTCGTCTCGCCGCGGCTGCGGCTGCTCGCCGGCACCGTCGGCGCCGGCCTCACCTTCTCCGCGGCGACCAACACCTGCGCCATGGGCCGGGTGCTGTCGACGATGCCGTGGAACAAGACGGCCTCCGAGCCGACCCGCGAGAGCGCGATCCTGCGCCTGCCCACCCCGACCACCACCACCGAGGAGAAGATCAGTGCCTGA
- a CDS encoding rhodanese-like domain-containing protein, with protein MPEISIDDTYRVRASAQILDVRENDEVAEGMIPGALHIPMGQLQDRLSELDRSVPVIAVCRSGNRSATVADALGRAGFRADTMTGGMTAWRRAGLPTT; from the coding sequence GTGCCTGAGATCAGCATCGACGACACGTACCGGGTGCGCGCGTCCGCCCAGATCCTGGACGTCCGCGAGAACGACGAGGTGGCCGAGGGCATGATCCCCGGCGCCCTCCACATCCCCATGGGCCAGCTGCAGGACCGGCTCTCGGAGCTCGACCGCTCGGTGCCGGTGATCGCCGTGTGCCGCAGCGGGAACCGCAGCGCCACCGTCGCCGACGCCCTCGGACGGGCCGGCTTCCGGGCCGACACCATGACCGGCGGGATGACCGCCTGGCGGCGCGCCGGCCTGCCCACCACCTGA
- a CDS encoding PH domain-containing protein, with amino-acid sequence MRDRPQQTVVRGLGDPSPYLLPEERVVVGVRRHVLVLAPALLETLGFVAGAFMIQLLISYVQVVETATLLIAVAALVRFCYLVLEWRMERFVITDQRMMLVSGVVTRQVAVMPIRKVTDLTFEKTLFGQLLGYGTFVVESAGQDQAMSRVEFLPHANRLYLKVSDLLFGRARPSIDPDLVTDPPLVAPEHGADEHPGAAYEADGAAAPEYDLDRTDPYLGAQLGGLDLRPHADDGYRTPSDEPAYAAAPAYREDGSPTDQFAVPGPTPLGGLVEHPHGSGPRLRERLGGLNGRGRRREGPGGPITEHTRR; translated from the coding sequence GTGAGGGATCGACCGCAGCAGACCGTGGTGCGCGGCCTCGGCGACCCGTCGCCGTACCTGCTGCCCGAGGAGCGGGTGGTCGTCGGCGTCCGCCGGCACGTGCTCGTGCTCGCGCCGGCCCTGTTGGAGACCCTCGGGTTCGTCGCCGGCGCCTTCATGATCCAGCTGCTCATCAGCTACGTGCAGGTCGTCGAGACGGCGACCTTGCTGATCGCGGTCGCCGCCTTGGTCCGGTTCTGCTACCTGGTCCTCGAGTGGCGCATGGAGCGCTTCGTCATCACCGACCAGCGGATGATGCTCGTCTCCGGCGTGGTCACCCGGCAGGTCGCGGTCATGCCGATCCGCAAGGTCACCGACCTCACCTTCGAGAAGACGCTGTTCGGCCAGCTGCTGGGCTACGGCACGTTCGTCGTCGAGTCGGCGGGCCAGGACCAGGCGATGTCGCGGGTGGAGTTCCTGCCGCACGCCAACCGGCTCTACCTGAAGGTCTCCGACCTGCTCTTCGGGCGCGCGCGACCGAGCATCGATCCCGACCTCGTCACCGACCCGCCCCTCGTCGCCCCCGAGCACGGCGCCGACGAGCACCCCGGAGCCGCGTACGAGGCCGACGGGGCCGCCGCACCGGAGTACGACCTCGACCGGACGGACCCGTACCTCGGCGCGCAGCTCGGCGGACTCGACCTGCGCCCGCACGCCGACGACGGGTACCGGACGCCGTCCGACGAGCCGGCGTACGCGGCCGCGCCGGCGTACCGCGAGGACGGCTCGCCCACCGACCAGTTCGCGGTGCCGGGGCCGACCCCGCTCGGCGGTCTCGTCGAGCACCCGCACGGCTCGGGGCCGCGGCTGCGGGAGCGCCTCGGCGGCCTCAACGGCCGGGGACGGCGCCGCGAGGGGCCCGGCGGACCGATCACCGAGCACACCCGACGCTGA